A genomic segment from Spirochaetales bacterium encodes:
- a CDS encoding response regulator transcription factor → MKANILIIEDEEDIARLIGLYLKNEGMDSVICATAERGMEELSSRDYDLIVLDINLPGMDGFEFLQRIRKESGVPTIIVSARKTDEDLILGLGIGADEYVVKPFSPRVLAARIRALLRRAGERPDHGKAAIHFGAFTLSPDAYTLMKGDKRVALTVKEFEVLLFLAGNAGKAFTANEIYEHVWNRKYGELATVAIHIQRLRRKIEDDPSQPVYIQNIYGAGYFFNEKALDTGGGNV, encoded by the coding sequence ATGAAAGCGAACATTCTGATTATCGAAGACGAAGAGGACATAGCCCGGCTTATCGGTCTTTACCTGAAAAACGAAGGAATGGATTCGGTGATCTGCGCCACGGCGGAGCGTGGGATGGAAGAACTTTCCTCGCGCGATTACGATCTCATCGTTCTCGACATCAACCTTCCCGGCATGGACGGGTTCGAGTTTCTCCAGAGGATACGAAAGGAAAGCGGCGTCCCGACGATCATCGTTTCAGCGCGAAAGACGGACGAAGACCTCATTCTGGGGCTGGGAATCGGGGCGGACGAATATGTCGTCAAACCCTTTTCACCGCGGGTCCTCGCCGCGCGGATCCGCGCCCTGCTCCGTCGCGCCGGTGAACGCCCGGATCACGGGAAAGCCGCCATACACTTCGGCGCCTTCACCCTCTCCCCGGACGCCTATACCCTGATGAAGGGCGACAAACGGGTGGCGCTCACGGTAAAGGAATTCGAAGTACTCCTTTTCCTTGCCGGCAACGCGGGAAAAGCCTTTACGGCAAACGAAATATATGAGCACGTCTGGAACCGGAAGTACGGGGAACTCGCCACCGTGGCGATTCACATACAGCGGCTTCGGAGGAAAATCGAAGACGACCCCTCGCAGCCCGTCTATATTCAGAATATCTACGGCGCGGGATACTTTTTTAACGAAAAAGCGCTCGATACGGGGGGAGGAAACGTATGA